GGAAAAAGGCGCTCACCCCCATTTCAAACCGGGACTCACCACCTGGATTCTCACGAGTCTGGTGCTGGGGATCTCCTGTGGTTTGTTCTTTGGCGAACTGTGTGCGCCCCTGAAAACGGTCGGCGAGATCTTTATCGGTCTCCTGCAGATGACCGTGCTCCCCTACATCACGCTCTCGCTGATCCTCAACCTCGGTCGGATCTCCATCCGTCAGACCAGGCATATGGCCCTCACCGTCGTCAGCCTGATGCTCATCCTCTGGTGCATCGGTCTGTTCACGGTCTGCCTGATGTCCCTCTCCTTTCCCTTCTGGCAGAAAGGCGCCTTCTTCAGTACCAGTATCATCGAAGGCCCCCAGACCGAAAGTCTGTACGATCTGTTTATTCCGGCGAACCCGTTCTTCTCGCTGGCCAATAACGCCGTCCCCGCCGTGGTTCTCTTCTCGATCGGCGTCGGCATCGCTTTGAGCACGCTCCCCAAAAGAGAACAGCTCCTCGCACCACTGTCCGTCGCCGTCAATGCGTTGATGAAACTTAACCGCTTCGTCGTGCATCTCTCCCCCTTCGGAGTCTTCGCGATCGTCGCTTATGCCGTCGGTACGCTCCCCTTTGAAAAGTTCGGCCTGCTGCAGGCTTACCTGATTACCTATACCGTCGCCACACTGATTCTGACCGTCGGCATTCTCCCCATGCTGATCTCCATCTGCACCCCGGTCCGCTACTGGGATGCGCTCCGCGTCTCCCAGCCGGCCGTCATCGCGGCCTTCGTCCTCAGCAGTACCTTCGCCGTCCTCCCCATCATTGTGGAATCGGCGCGGGAAATCCTCGAACGCTACAAACTCGAAAAAGACGAAACCGGCGGTTCGCCCGACGTGTTGATTCCCCTCGTCTTTCCCTTTCCCGACCTGGGACGCATCGTCGGGCTGATCTTCATTCCCTTTTCCGCCTGGTTCTATGGCTCCAGCCTGATGGCGGAACAGTACCCCAAGTTTCTCGCTCTGGGCATGGCCGGTTCCTTCGCTAAACCCGCGGTCACGATCCCCTGGCTGCTCGACCTGATGCACATCCCGCACGACATTTTCCAGCTCTATCTCGCGGTCGGCGTCTACACCACCCGCCTGGGCGATGCCCTGCGCTCGGTCTACCTCTTCTCCTTCGCCGTTCTCACAGCAGCTTCGCTCTCGGGAACACTCAAGGTGCAGTGGAAACGCTTTTTCGTCTACACGGTCCTCTCGCTGATCATGGCAGGAATTGTTATTGGCAGCATTCATACCGTTCTCGAATTTACATTCAAAAACCTCTACCAGTCCAAAGCGATGATTGCCGACCGCCAGCTGCTCTTCCCCGGCGTCAAGGAAACCATCCTCAAAGAATCGGCTCCCAACCCGGACCCGATCCAGCCCGGCCAGACGCGCATCGAACGCATTCGCAAGCGTGGCACGATCCGGCTCGGCTTCGACGCCAAACGGCTGCCGTTCTCTTACTTTAACGATCGCGGGGAACTCGTCGGCTTCGACATCGACATGGCCCATCGCCTGGCCCTCGACCTCGGCGTTGATATCGAGTTCGTTCCCTTCAGGCCACAAACCCTGATCAAACAGCTGCAGGAAGATCACTTCGACCTCGCCATGTCCGGACTGGAAGGTACCATCGAACGGGCCACCGCCTTCCCCGTCGCCGATTCTTACATGGATGTCACCCTGGCCATGGTCCTGCATGACTACCGCAAAGTCGAGTTCCTCGAATTCGAGAAACTCCGGCATTCCCCCGACCTCAAAATCGCCGTGGTCGCCAACAGCTTCTTCG
This DNA window, taken from Gimesia sp., encodes the following:
- a CDS encoding cation:dicarboxylase symporter family transporter, coding for MEKGAHPHFKPGLTTWILTSLVLGISCGLFFGELCAPLKTVGEIFIGLLQMTVLPYITLSLILNLGRISIRQTRHMALTVVSLMLILWCIGLFTVCLMSLSFPFWQKGAFFSTSIIEGPQTESLYDLFIPANPFFSLANNAVPAVVLFSIGVGIALSTLPKREQLLAPLSVAVNALMKLNRFVVHLSPFGVFAIVAYAVGTLPFEKFGLLQAYLITYTVATLILTVGILPMLISICTPVRYWDALRVSQPAVIAAFVLSSTFAVLPIIVESAREILERYKLEKDETGGSPDVLIPLVFPFPDLGRIVGLIFIPFSAWFYGSSLMAEQYPKFLALGMAGSFAKPAVTIPWLLDLMHIPHDIFQLYLAVGVYTTRLGDALRSVYLFSFAVLTAASLSGTLKVQWKRFFVYTVLSLIMAGIVIGSIHTVLEFTFKNLYQSKAMIADRQLLFPGVKETILKESAPNPDPIQPGQTRIERIRKRGTIRLGFDAKRLPFSYFNDRGELVGFDIDMAHRLALDLGVDIEFVPFRPQTLIKQLQEDHFDLAMSGLEGTIERATAFPVADSYMDVTLAMVLHDYRKVEFLEFEKLRHSPDLKIAVVANSFFDEKAHTFFPNASFVSINSEEDFFEEKADGADLLVTSAEAGAAWTLLYPEFSVINPLKKNVKVPMYYLGAHDIEFEEFMEVWLELKKKEGIFEELYNYWILGKDNKDAEPRWSIIRDVLQWVD